One Augochlora pura isolate Apur16 chromosome 10, APUR_v2.2.1, whole genome shotgun sequence DNA window includes the following coding sequences:
- the Fipoq gene encoding F-box/LRR-repeat protein FipoQ isoform X2, which produces MDLGGVDVWGQIAVETSQMFVSEGGVIKSRFAGTTIEKLPDKIVMHVFSYLSHREICRVARVCKRWRQIAYDTRLWKHVSLRPEISGLHVSSLDNLLHLISTRFSASLRYIELPIELITHTVLHELANKCPNLTHMLLDFSTAMQLHDFSEMQAFPTKLKYMCICLSEVIFMEGFMRKIYNFINGLEILHLIGTYEKVEEEEEEIYEVINVHKLKSATPNLRVINLYGINFVDDSHIDAFSSNCIQLECLAVNFCSKVTGSTMKTLFQRSRRLKCLLMQGTNLQSEYVMQVEWEKSSIQELDVTATDLSTECLIDMLSRIPSLRFLSAGQLNGFNDSVLKAWAELGNPRNLIALDLNSSDNLTDDALHKFLSRYGHQLWGLSLSGMPHITDQLWQSVLPILTNAMILVMGTNERLGVNIHVDQLMDGIANNCPNLERLELRWDPENLRFSDKSQKAIDILRVKCIKLRCLSLSFICSSDGRYYEIVKANFERADRLTVVRTTTCCRVSNYYLLANYKDLVFN; this is translated from the exons ATGGATCTCGGGGGTGTGGACGTCTGGGGCCAGATCGCCGTGGAGACGTCCCAGATGTTCGTCTCCGAGGGCGGCGTGATTAAAAGTCGATTCGCGGGGACC ACTATAGAGAAGCTGCCCGACAAGATCGTGATGCACGTCTTCAGCTACCTGTCGCATCGTGAGATTTGCAGAGTCGCGCGTGTCTGCAAAAGGTGGCGACAGATCGCCTACGACACGCGTCTCTGGAAACACGTCTCCCTGAGGCCGGAGATCAGCGGACTGCACGTCAGCTCGCTGGATAATCTGCTGCACTTGATCAG CACGCGATTCAGCGCCTCCCTGAGGTACATCGAGCTGCCGATCGAGCTGATCACGCACACCGTCCTCCACGAGCTGGCGAACAAGTGTCCGAACCTGACCCACATGCTCCTCGACTTCTCGACCGCCATGCAGCTGCACGACTTCTCCGAGATGCAGGCCTTTCCTACCAAGCTCAAGTACATGTGCATCTGCCTGTCCGAGGTGATCTTCATGGAGGGTTTCATGAGAAAGATCTACAATTTCATCAACGGCTTGGAGATCCTTCATCTCATAG GAACCTACGAGAAAgtggaggaggaagaggaggagatcTACGAGGTGATAAACGTGCACAAATTGAAATCAGCCACCCCAAATCTGAGGGTGATCAATCTCTACGGGATCAATTTCGTCGACGACTCTCACATCGACGCGTTCTCTTCGAACTGCATCCAGCTCGAGTGTCTGGCCGTGAATTTCTGCTCGAAGGTCACCGGCTCGACGATGAAGACTCTCTTCCAGAGGAGCAGGAGACTCAAGTGTCTCCTTATGCAGGGAACAA ATCTTCAAAGCGAGTACGTGATGCAGGTCGAGTGGGAAAAGTCGAGCATCCAGGAGCTGGACGTCACTGCCACGGACCTATCCACCGAATGCTTGATCGACATGCTGTCCAGAATTCCCAGCCTTCGCTTCCTAAGCGCCGGTCAGCTGAACGGATTCAACGACAGCGTTCTGAAAGCCTGGGCCGAGCTCGGCAACCCTCGAAATCTGATCGCCTTGGACTTGAACAGCTCGGATAATCTGACCGACGACGCCCTGCACAAGTTTCTCTCTAGATACGGTCATCAGCTCTGGGGACTCTCTTTGTCCGGAATGCCTCACATCACCGATCAGCTCTGGCAGAGCGTTCTGCCGATCCTGACCAACGCCAT GATCCTCGTGATGGGAACCAACGAGAGGCTGGGCGTGAACATCCACGTGGATCAGCTGATGGATGGAATCGCGAACAACTGTCCCAATCTTGAGCGACTGGAGCTCCGCTGGGACCCAGAGAACCTGCGGTTTTCGGACAAGAGTCAAAAAGCTATCGATATTCTGCGCGTTAAATGCATCAAGCTGCGTTGCCTCAGCTTAAG TTTCATATGTTCCAGCGATGGAAGGTATTACGAGATCGTGAAGGCGAACTTCGAGCGAGCCGACAGACTGACGGTCGTCAGAACGACAACCTGCTGCAGGGTCTCCAATTATTACCTCTTGGCCAATTACAAGGATCTGGtcttcaattaa
- the LOC144475964 gene encoding hexosaminidase D, whose product MTRLRGRASLMVIVMVSFTLLIITYHILSNEVEDISSNKLNPRLKIEEVYPLSDLTENPRSIAKKQQIESHILNKLKNGGGMLFGDLNYGKSYADTVPLFKGHKIVHLDLKGAPPKVSYYKYLLKLLKKLGATGVLIEYEDMFPFDGQLKNISAINCYSKKDIQDIQEVAEENKLMVIPLVQTFGHMEFVLKLDAYKDYREVPHYPQVLCPTYNKTLPLIFEMIDQVVAAHPTVKHLHIGADEVYQIGECTRCLETMVKRQWGKKQLFLDHVTKVARYIKDKYPGLAVLMWDDEFREIFPHEIINRGLHLLVEPVIWKYTTDPGATLNDQLWESYATVWKDVWVATAFKGATLPDRYYTDLAYHMENHQRWLEIISRYSNQITFKGVMLTGWQRYDHFSVLCELLPVALPSLAVNLAILQAPELNGFPVDVPAPVMQALRCEGIISLVVSEPQYGWAKCSYQGVSIYATILRLFSLTQEVAKMEQDNTFKGWLKPYNIKHSFSSPVHVERAIADLDRHKMELVYIEKEMRNAMEDIYDNYTIQEWIETYLAPLNDKFTELWEAKTKLLEKNVWPRRPLKYSEL is encoded by the coding sequence ATGACGCGATTAAGGGGCAGAGCCTCTTTGATGGTAATTGTAATGGTCAGCTTCACTCTGCTGATCATTACTTATCACATTCTCAGTAACGAGGTCGAGGACATCTCCTCCAACAAGTTGAATCCGCGATTAAAAATAGAGGAAGTTTACCCGTTGAGCGACCTCACGGAAAACCCCCGTAGCATTGCCAAGAAACAACAAATAGAGTCTCATATACTGAACAAGCTGAAAAATGGGGGTGGTATGCTGTTCGGTGACCTGAATTATGGCAAGTCGTACGCAGACACCGTACCCCTATTCAAGGGTCACAAGATTGTGCACTTGGATCTGAAGGGTGCACCTCCCAAAGTAAGTTACTACAAGTACCTGCTGAAATTGCTCAAGAAATTAGGTGCCACAGGCGTGTTAATAGAATACGAAGACATGTTTCCATTCGATGGACAGCTGAAGAACATCAGTGCCATCAATTGCTACTCCAAAAAGGATATCCAAGATATCCAGGAGGTTGCAGAGGAAAACAAGCTCATGGTGATTCCATTGGTACAAACCTTTGGTCACATGGAGTTCGTACTTAAGTTAGATGCATACAAAGACTATCGAGAAGTGCCACATTACCCTCAAGTACTCTGCCCTACTTACAACAAAACGCTtccattaatttttgaaatgatCGACCAAGTCGTGGCAGCTCATCCCACTGTAAAACACTTGCACATAGGGGCTGACGAGGTATACCAAATTGGAGAGTGCACCAGGTGTTTGGAGACAATGGTCAAAAGACAGTGGGGCAAGAAGCAGTTGTTCTTGGACCATGTGACCAAAGTAGCTAGGTATATTAAAGATAAGTATCCGGGACTCGCCGTTCTCATGTGGGACGACGAGTTCAGAGAGATTTTCCCGCATGAGATCATAAACAGAGGACTGCACTTACTGGTGGAACCAGTTATCTGGAAGTATACCACAGATCCTGGAGCCACCTTGAACGATCAGCTGTGGGAGAGCTACGCAACTGTCTGGAAGGATGTCTGGGTGGCAACAGCGTTCAAAGGAGCCACCTTGCCAGACAGATACTACACCGACCTGGCTTACCACATGGAGAACCATCAACGCTGGTTAGAGATCATCAGCAGGTATTCTAATCAGATCACTTTCAAGGGTGTGATGCTGACCGGATGGCAGCGGTACGACCACTTCAGCGTGCTCTGCGAGTTGCTGCCGGTTGCTCTGCCATCGTTAGCTGTGAACCTAGCCATTCTGCAGGCTCCTGAGCTGAACGGGTTCCCCGTGGACGTGCCAGCACCTGTAATGCAAGCGCTACGCTGCGAGGGCATCATCTCGCTGGTCGTTTCAGAGCCTCAGTACGGCTGGGCCAAGTGCAGCTACCAGGGCGTGTCGATCTACGCCACCATCCTGCGGTTGTTCTCTCTGACCCAGGAAGTCGCCAAAATGGAGCAGGACAACACCTTCAAAGGCTGGCTAAAACCCTACAACATTAAGCACTCGTTCTCCAGCCCCGTCCACGTGGAACGCGCGATCGCTGACCTGGACAGACACAAAATGGAGCTGGTCTacatagagaaagaaatgagAAACGCCATGGAGGACATCTACGATAATTACACTATCCAAGAGTGGATAGAGACGTACCTGGCCCCGTTGAACGACAAGTTCACCGAACTTTGGGAGGCCAAGACGAAGCTCCTCGAGAAAAACGTTTGGCCGAGGAGACCGCTAAAGTACTCGGAATTATAA
- the Fipoq gene encoding F-box/LRR-repeat protein FipoQ isoform X3 — translation MDMRRMSNWNVLSVEAALQQLNTLEGDENDVIRRPNTTIEKLPDKIVMHVFSYLSHREICRVARVCKRWRQIAYDTRLWKHVSLRPEISGLHVSSLDNLLHLISTRFSASLRYIELPIELITHTVLHELANKCPNLTHMLLDFSTAMQLHDFSEMQAFPTKLKYMCICLSEVIFMEGFMRKIYNFINGLEILHLIGTYEKVEEEEEEIYEVINVHKLKSATPNLRVINLYGINFVDDSHIDAFSSNCIQLECLAVNFCSKVTGSTMKTLFQRSRRLKCLLMQGTNLQSEYVMQVEWEKSSIQELDVTATDLSTECLIDMLSRIPSLRFLSAGQLNGFNDSVLKAWAELGNPRNLIALDLNSSDNLTDDALHKFLSRYGHQLWGLSLSGMPHITDQLWQSVLPILTNAMILVMGTNERLGVNIHVDQLMDGIANNCPNLERLELRWDPENLRFSDKSQKAIDILRVKCIKLRCLSLSDGRYYEIVKANFERADRLTVVRTTTCCRVSNYYLLANYKDLVFN, via the exons ATGGATATGCGACGGATGTCCAACTGGAACGTCCTCAGCGTGGAGGCAGCCCTTCAACAGCTAAACACCTTGGAAGGAGACGAAAACGATGTCATTAGACGACCGAACACG ACTATAGAGAAGCTGCCCGACAAGATCGTGATGCACGTCTTCAGCTACCTGTCGCATCGTGAGATTTGCAGAGTCGCGCGTGTCTGCAAAAGGTGGCGACAGATCGCCTACGACACGCGTCTCTGGAAACACGTCTCCCTGAGGCCGGAGATCAGCGGACTGCACGTCAGCTCGCTGGATAATCTGCTGCACTTGATCAG CACGCGATTCAGCGCCTCCCTGAGGTACATCGAGCTGCCGATCGAGCTGATCACGCACACCGTCCTCCACGAGCTGGCGAACAAGTGTCCGAACCTGACCCACATGCTCCTCGACTTCTCGACCGCCATGCAGCTGCACGACTTCTCCGAGATGCAGGCCTTTCCTACCAAGCTCAAGTACATGTGCATCTGCCTGTCCGAGGTGATCTTCATGGAGGGTTTCATGAGAAAGATCTACAATTTCATCAACGGCTTGGAGATCCTTCATCTCATAG GAACCTACGAGAAAgtggaggaggaagaggaggagatcTACGAGGTGATAAACGTGCACAAATTGAAATCAGCCACCCCAAATCTGAGGGTGATCAATCTCTACGGGATCAATTTCGTCGACGACTCTCACATCGACGCGTTCTCTTCGAACTGCATCCAGCTCGAGTGTCTGGCCGTGAATTTCTGCTCGAAGGTCACCGGCTCGACGATGAAGACTCTCTTCCAGAGGAGCAGGAGACTCAAGTGTCTCCTTATGCAGGGAACAA ATCTTCAAAGCGAGTACGTGATGCAGGTCGAGTGGGAAAAGTCGAGCATCCAGGAGCTGGACGTCACTGCCACGGACCTATCCACCGAATGCTTGATCGACATGCTGTCCAGAATTCCCAGCCTTCGCTTCCTAAGCGCCGGTCAGCTGAACGGATTCAACGACAGCGTTCTGAAAGCCTGGGCCGAGCTCGGCAACCCTCGAAATCTGATCGCCTTGGACTTGAACAGCTCGGATAATCTGACCGACGACGCCCTGCACAAGTTTCTCTCTAGATACGGTCATCAGCTCTGGGGACTCTCTTTGTCCGGAATGCCTCACATCACCGATCAGCTCTGGCAGAGCGTTCTGCCGATCCTGACCAACGCCAT GATCCTCGTGATGGGAACCAACGAGAGGCTGGGCGTGAACATCCACGTGGATCAGCTGATGGATGGAATCGCGAACAACTGTCCCAATCTTGAGCGACTGGAGCTCCGCTGGGACCCAGAGAACCTGCGGTTTTCGGACAAGAGTCAAAAAGCTATCGATATTCTGCGCGTTAAATGCATCAAGCTGCGTTGCCTCAGCTTAAG CGATGGAAGGTATTACGAGATCGTGAAGGCGAACTTCGAGCGAGCCGACAGACTGACGGTCGTCAGAACGACAACCTGCTGCAGGGTCTCCAATTATTACCTCTTGGCCAATTACAAGGATCTGGtcttcaattaa
- the LOC144475547 gene encoding ras-related protein Rab-28 codes for MSDVEEEVVSKGLKIVLIGDSGSGKTSIAQKFCHNEFTRQYTPTSGIDFFLKNLSIGYYRNVNLHLWDVGGLALHGNMLDKYVFGAHIILLVYDVTNTFSFEILEDWIEKIRKMNNSFEETPLMAMVGNKCDMEHQRSVKRDRSHKFAADNGFPSHDVSARTGEAILGVRLTKTDQDYYKPIIIAEIGDTVDMHTIQKVVKRIPTKKQSHIPFHPHLSKSAVCVLQ; via the exons ATGTCCGACGTCGAGGAGGAGGTGGTCTCGAAGGGCCTCAAGATCGTCCTGATCGGCGATTCTGGGTCCGGCAAA ACGAGCATCGCGCAGAAGTTTTGCCACAACGAGTTTACCAGGCAGTACACGCCGACCTCCGGGATCGACTTTTTCTTGAAGAACCTGAGCATAGGCTACTACAGGAACGTGAATCTGCATCTGTGGGACGTGGGTGGCTTGGCGCTTCATGGGAACATGCTGGATAAATACGTCTTTGGTGCTCAC ATCATTCTACTGGTGTACGATGTAACGAATACATTCAGCTTCGAGATTCTGGAGGATTGGATCGAGAAGATCAGAAAAATGAACAACAGCTTCGAAGAAACTCCCCTGATGGCTATGGTGGGCAACAAGTGCGACATGGAACACCAGAGATCGGTGAAGAGAGATCGGAGCCATAAATTCGCGGCTGACAATGGATTTCCGTCGCACGATGTGTCCGCAAGGACCGGAGAAGCG ATTCTCGGCGTGCGACTGACGAAAACCGACCAGGATTATTATAAACCCATAATTATAGCAGAGATAGGCGACACGGTCGACATGCACACTATCCAGAAGGTGGTGAAAAGGATCCCGACGAAGAAACAAAGCCACATACCCTTCCATCCTCATCTATCGAAGTCGGCGGTGTGCGTGTTGCAGTGA
- the Fipoq gene encoding F-box/LRR-repeat protein FipoQ isoform X1, which produces MDMRRMSNWNVLSVEAALQQLNTLEGDENDVIRRPNTTIEKLPDKIVMHVFSYLSHREICRVARVCKRWRQIAYDTRLWKHVSLRPEISGLHVSSLDNLLHLISTRFSASLRYIELPIELITHTVLHELANKCPNLTHMLLDFSTAMQLHDFSEMQAFPTKLKYMCICLSEVIFMEGFMRKIYNFINGLEILHLIGTYEKVEEEEEEIYEVINVHKLKSATPNLRVINLYGINFVDDSHIDAFSSNCIQLECLAVNFCSKVTGSTMKTLFQRSRRLKCLLMQGTNLQSEYVMQVEWEKSSIQELDVTATDLSTECLIDMLSRIPSLRFLSAGQLNGFNDSVLKAWAELGNPRNLIALDLNSSDNLTDDALHKFLSRYGHQLWGLSLSGMPHITDQLWQSVLPILTNAMILVMGTNERLGVNIHVDQLMDGIANNCPNLERLELRWDPENLRFSDKSQKAIDILRVKCIKLRCLSLSFICSSDGRYYEIVKANFERADRLTVVRTTTCCRVSNYYLLANYKDLVFN; this is translated from the exons ATGGATATGCGACGGATGTCCAACTGGAACGTCCTCAGCGTGGAGGCAGCCCTTCAACAGCTAAACACCTTGGAAGGAGACGAAAACGATGTCATTAGACGACCGAACACG ACTATAGAGAAGCTGCCCGACAAGATCGTGATGCACGTCTTCAGCTACCTGTCGCATCGTGAGATTTGCAGAGTCGCGCGTGTCTGCAAAAGGTGGCGACAGATCGCCTACGACACGCGTCTCTGGAAACACGTCTCCCTGAGGCCGGAGATCAGCGGACTGCACGTCAGCTCGCTGGATAATCTGCTGCACTTGATCAG CACGCGATTCAGCGCCTCCCTGAGGTACATCGAGCTGCCGATCGAGCTGATCACGCACACCGTCCTCCACGAGCTGGCGAACAAGTGTCCGAACCTGACCCACATGCTCCTCGACTTCTCGACCGCCATGCAGCTGCACGACTTCTCCGAGATGCAGGCCTTTCCTACCAAGCTCAAGTACATGTGCATCTGCCTGTCCGAGGTGATCTTCATGGAGGGTTTCATGAGAAAGATCTACAATTTCATCAACGGCTTGGAGATCCTTCATCTCATAG GAACCTACGAGAAAgtggaggaggaagaggaggagatcTACGAGGTGATAAACGTGCACAAATTGAAATCAGCCACCCCAAATCTGAGGGTGATCAATCTCTACGGGATCAATTTCGTCGACGACTCTCACATCGACGCGTTCTCTTCGAACTGCATCCAGCTCGAGTGTCTGGCCGTGAATTTCTGCTCGAAGGTCACCGGCTCGACGATGAAGACTCTCTTCCAGAGGAGCAGGAGACTCAAGTGTCTCCTTATGCAGGGAACAA ATCTTCAAAGCGAGTACGTGATGCAGGTCGAGTGGGAAAAGTCGAGCATCCAGGAGCTGGACGTCACTGCCACGGACCTATCCACCGAATGCTTGATCGACATGCTGTCCAGAATTCCCAGCCTTCGCTTCCTAAGCGCCGGTCAGCTGAACGGATTCAACGACAGCGTTCTGAAAGCCTGGGCCGAGCTCGGCAACCCTCGAAATCTGATCGCCTTGGACTTGAACAGCTCGGATAATCTGACCGACGACGCCCTGCACAAGTTTCTCTCTAGATACGGTCATCAGCTCTGGGGACTCTCTTTGTCCGGAATGCCTCACATCACCGATCAGCTCTGGCAGAGCGTTCTGCCGATCCTGACCAACGCCAT GATCCTCGTGATGGGAACCAACGAGAGGCTGGGCGTGAACATCCACGTGGATCAGCTGATGGATGGAATCGCGAACAACTGTCCCAATCTTGAGCGACTGGAGCTCCGCTGGGACCCAGAGAACCTGCGGTTTTCGGACAAGAGTCAAAAAGCTATCGATATTCTGCGCGTTAAATGCATCAAGCTGCGTTGCCTCAGCTTAAG TTTCATATGTTCCAGCGATGGAAGGTATTACGAGATCGTGAAGGCGAACTTCGAGCGAGCCGACAGACTGACGGTCGTCAGAACGACAACCTGCTGCAGGGTCTCCAATTATTACCTCTTGGCCAATTACAAGGATCTGGtcttcaattaa
- the Fipoq gene encoding F-box/LRR-repeat protein FipoQ isoform X4, with translation MDLGGVDVWGQIAVETSQMFVSEGGVIKSRFAGTTIEKLPDKIVMHVFSYLSHREICRVARVCKRWRQIAYDTRLWKHVSLRPEISGLHVSSLDNLLHLISTRFSASLRYIELPIELITHTVLHELANKCPNLTHMLLDFSTAMQLHDFSEMQAFPTKLKYMCICLSEVIFMEGFMRKIYNFINGLEILHLIGTYEKVEEEEEEIYEVINVHKLKSATPNLRVINLYGINFVDDSHIDAFSSNCIQLECLAVNFCSKVTGSTMKTLFQRSRRLKCLLMQGTNLQSEYVMQVEWEKSSIQELDVTATDLSTECLIDMLSRIPSLRFLSAGQLNGFNDSVLKAWAELGNPRNLIALDLNSSDNLTDDALHKFLSRYGHQLWGLSLSGMPHITDQLWQSVLPILTNAMILVMGTNERLGVNIHVDQLMDGIANNCPNLERLELRWDPENLRFSDKSQKAIDILRVKCIKLRCLSLSDGRYYEIVKANFERADRLTVVRTTTCCRVSNYYLLANYKDLVFN, from the exons ATGGATCTCGGGGGTGTGGACGTCTGGGGCCAGATCGCCGTGGAGACGTCCCAGATGTTCGTCTCCGAGGGCGGCGTGATTAAAAGTCGATTCGCGGGGACC ACTATAGAGAAGCTGCCCGACAAGATCGTGATGCACGTCTTCAGCTACCTGTCGCATCGTGAGATTTGCAGAGTCGCGCGTGTCTGCAAAAGGTGGCGACAGATCGCCTACGACACGCGTCTCTGGAAACACGTCTCCCTGAGGCCGGAGATCAGCGGACTGCACGTCAGCTCGCTGGATAATCTGCTGCACTTGATCAG CACGCGATTCAGCGCCTCCCTGAGGTACATCGAGCTGCCGATCGAGCTGATCACGCACACCGTCCTCCACGAGCTGGCGAACAAGTGTCCGAACCTGACCCACATGCTCCTCGACTTCTCGACCGCCATGCAGCTGCACGACTTCTCCGAGATGCAGGCCTTTCCTACCAAGCTCAAGTACATGTGCATCTGCCTGTCCGAGGTGATCTTCATGGAGGGTTTCATGAGAAAGATCTACAATTTCATCAACGGCTTGGAGATCCTTCATCTCATAG GAACCTACGAGAAAgtggaggaggaagaggaggagatcTACGAGGTGATAAACGTGCACAAATTGAAATCAGCCACCCCAAATCTGAGGGTGATCAATCTCTACGGGATCAATTTCGTCGACGACTCTCACATCGACGCGTTCTCTTCGAACTGCATCCAGCTCGAGTGTCTGGCCGTGAATTTCTGCTCGAAGGTCACCGGCTCGACGATGAAGACTCTCTTCCAGAGGAGCAGGAGACTCAAGTGTCTCCTTATGCAGGGAACAA ATCTTCAAAGCGAGTACGTGATGCAGGTCGAGTGGGAAAAGTCGAGCATCCAGGAGCTGGACGTCACTGCCACGGACCTATCCACCGAATGCTTGATCGACATGCTGTCCAGAATTCCCAGCCTTCGCTTCCTAAGCGCCGGTCAGCTGAACGGATTCAACGACAGCGTTCTGAAAGCCTGGGCCGAGCTCGGCAACCCTCGAAATCTGATCGCCTTGGACTTGAACAGCTCGGATAATCTGACCGACGACGCCCTGCACAAGTTTCTCTCTAGATACGGTCATCAGCTCTGGGGACTCTCTTTGTCCGGAATGCCTCACATCACCGATCAGCTCTGGCAGAGCGTTCTGCCGATCCTGACCAACGCCAT GATCCTCGTGATGGGAACCAACGAGAGGCTGGGCGTGAACATCCACGTGGATCAGCTGATGGATGGAATCGCGAACAACTGTCCCAATCTTGAGCGACTGGAGCTCCGCTGGGACCCAGAGAACCTGCGGTTTTCGGACAAGAGTCAAAAAGCTATCGATATTCTGCGCGTTAAATGCATCAAGCTGCGTTGCCTCAGCTTAAG CGATGGAAGGTATTACGAGATCGTGAAGGCGAACTTCGAGCGAGCCGACAGACTGACGGTCGTCAGAACGACAACCTGCTGCAGGGTCTCCAATTATTACCTCTTGGCCAATTACAAGGATCTGGtcttcaattaa